The Callospermophilus lateralis isolate mCalLat2 chromosome X, mCalLat2.hap1, whole genome shotgun sequence genome contains the following window.
CTGCTCTTTCACTTGTCCATAACTTCCACCCAGTGGTCTTAGTTTCCCCTTGGAAGTGGAACTGACTGAGTGCCATCCTTATTTCACTTGGCCGAGTCCAAGCTGCAGCCCATGGTAGAAGCTGCAAGAGCTGGGCAGAGTTCCAGGCGAGAGGGGCCGAGAGGCGTGAGCAGCGCTCCACAGCGCTTGTCAGAGAAATGGAGCAGCGGCTTCTTTGTGGGCTGGTACATCCCCCTCCTGGGTGCACAGCGGGGACATTTGATCTTCGGGGGTGATTGATAAGTGCGGGAGAGGGCCCTCCGTCCCGTCCCTCGCTCCCGCCTTCCCCTCTCTTCCCTCCAGAtcttctttcctcctccctctgactccctccctctttcctgcCTGAAGCGCTGCCCTGGCGAGCTGCTCCAGTAGGGATCTGCCTGCCTTGGGGACACCGCCAGCACACCCGCCTATGCCCTGGCTCCCTGGCCACACTGGTCCTAGGCAGTGCCGGCTCCTGCACCTCCCTGAGTCGCAGATGCTGCGGGTGCCTCCAGGGGAAGATCCTGGCGGCAGGATCGCTCGGTAAGTTCTGAACACTCAGGGATACCCTGGTGACTGAGCCAtgagctggcttcacttagcttcTCAGGATGAACCGGAGTGAGGAGGCTGGGCTCAATCCACTGAGGGCACCTTATAGGCTACTGCTCTCTACCCTCAGTCCCTGCTCAGGCTTCCTCTACCCTGGACCGCTGCGCGGGTGTGGCCGGGACCCGCGTGTGTCGTGCAGCCCGGTGGTCACCGCTGCCAGGGGTGGCCCACGGACCTGGTGGGAGCTGGGGCTCCCGAGAAGGCTCCAACCATCCACGGTGCCCAAGCTCCATGGCTAGGGCAACGCGAGTGGCCGCCTTCGTAGCTGCCGGGCCCCTGGTTGGGCATCTTGCGTCTGGTGGCTACAGCGTGGGAAGGTAGGGTGGCGCTAGTGGCCGGTGCCCCATTCCAGGCACTGAGACCCCTGCTTCCCGGAAAAGTCCTTCAGCAAAGGGATTCGCTTGGAGGTCCCAGGAGGATGGGAGGGCGATGAAGGGGTCTGCAGGCATGCGATTCCCCTCTCAGGTACCCCAGCCCCCAACCCCGTCTTGGCCTAATAGGTGGTTGTTCGCCTGCCGGCAGGCACCCTCTAAATCCCAGGGAAGCTTGGGCGACCAGAGCCAAGCTCTCTCCTCGGATAGAGGCAAGCGAGGTTGAGACGGAGGAGTTCGTGTCTAAGCCTCCCTTGCCTTTGCATGGAGGAGAGGAAGCGTTTTCTTTATTTCATCCTTGCCTCTCTTGGGCTCCCAGTTCACCTTGAACACTTCCATTTCCTTTCAAAGCCTGCTTTTCTTAGCAGGGTGCTGTGGCGCTTCTATCTGAGCAGCAGAGCCCAATGAAACTTACTTAAAAGTGTTAATCGGGTTTgaagcttttttgttgttgttgttgttcccagTAACTATGTTTCAGAAAGTGGCTGTGGACgctcatacacaggctgaagacgAAATAGTGGTGGAAGGGTCAACCGACCCGTGTAGGAAGCTGCCCACATAATGAAGACCTGTCACAACACCGCGGGATACCCGGTGTCACTCCCCCCAGTTAGCTTACcaccacatttcctttattctCTAAGTGTCAAAGATTTCAAGAAGCGCCAACCCCCATCTCTTTCCctatttccttccctccctccctcccactgaGATTTCTAGCAAAATAGTCTCTCTTTTCAAGGAGTACTGACAGCAGCATCAATGTCCTGAAGAGAATTACTATATTTAATAACTAAAACTAATAtttgatatttaatttaaatataaaaatttgaagACCTCATCtatgtaaaatataaaacacCACCACCAAAGGCTAGGTAGATAGTTCTCTAATTCATATTAAGCAGTGATAGACTGTTTGGAAAGCTGCTGGACTGGGACTCAGAACCCATGTTCTCTTTCTAATTTTAGTTTCTTGAACTTAACCAAGTCAGCACTTTCCCTGCTTGAGGAatgtcctcatctataaaatagatcTGATTTCTAAGGTATCATTGAGCTGTAATGTTGGCTTCTGTCTCAATGAGATATTAACCTAATtagtgtttgttgaatgaatgaatgaataaataaaccatCTCTCTCTAGGAATAATGTACTTTTAATATTTGGAAGTATGTAGAAAAGAATGTCCTTTGCTATGAAAGGAAGCTTAATTGTGCTCACAATGCATCACTCTGTTTGCATCTAACTGCCTTAGAGATTAGGAGGCCATCCACAGCTGTCTGTGTCCCTTGGGACTGCTCATCTCAATGTTGCCCAGTGGCACAGAGGAGAATTTGGGGCTCACAAGGGAAAGCATCCTTCTAAAAGGTCACAAAATAATTACTGGGGTTAAGGAGGCTCCTGATGCCTGTTCCAAGCCTTTTcttggaaggaggaggagaaggaatggGAAATGTCCGAGAAAAATGCACAGGAGATTGCTAGAGCCACAGGTTTCCTTGATGCCTAAGTTTATAAATAACCCTAGCTTTTCTTGGGGCAGGGGAAGATCTAATAAAACTGCACAATCCTATGACCTGGTCTCAACAGgaaagaataagagaaaaacaggAGGCTTTCCATTCCCAAAGGCTCATTTTGCCTGCATGAGGTTCTCTCCTGTGTTTGCCCAGGAAATAAGAACTTGTATCTACTCTATCTGCAGCAGGTTGGGGGCTGAAGAGGAAGGGAATCAAGCTGAAGTGTTCTACAGGACAGGGAAAGCATTTGATCAATTCCTTTCCTCATTCTCtttcattctctcttttttttgtgaCATGAATACCCCTTCCCACCAGAGGCAGCCCAAAGTTCTTCCAGGCAACAGCAGCTATTATTTACACCTTGCAAATAGACTGTACTAGGAGACTCCTGGATCCTGGGGGATGTAAGATAATCAAGGAAAAAGGAGATACCAAATTGGTGTCAAagctaggagggaacagagtctaCCCTCTTTACCAAATGCACACAGGAAGGTTCAAAAGAAGCTTGTGGCATACCTAGCAACAGAACTAGATCAGAATTCAGGTGCACCAGGTCTTAGACCATGACTCTTTTTTACCTCTCCTTTCTTTCTCAGGAGCCAGGCTTACTGTACTGCCTTCCTCTGTTCTCctccttcccctggccctgcagcCTGGAGGACTTAACAGGCCTTCCTTGGGCTCCCACTCGCAGCTGAGGTTCATCCTGGCAGTGCCTCTCTGACACCCACTCCTCTTCTCCTAACTCCAGGCAAAAAGCACACATTTAAACCTTATTATCTAAATATTAACCTGGGGGTTATGTTTgtttatctcagttttcaagctTATAGTTGCTGGTTTCAGAGTCCAAGCAAATATGTGCATGGCCAGTCATCACCAAGAAATTAATTCTTTCACATTGAAACAAAGCTCTGTACGTAAATAAAGCATAATCCCCTAGGGGGACTCCTGGCCCTCCTACACAGTCACCCCACTCTCTGCACTAAGGGCATCTAAGCCAGAAGGCTGGCTGATGAACCTCAGTACTGTAGCAAACAGGCAAAATCACACACCCTTCCTAAGAGGCTTTGGACACTTGCTTGGGTCTGGGATGAGACCTGGAATATACAGGTCACTGCCCTTATCATGCATGTGAGAAAGAGGGTGTGGAAAAGACCACTTAGGGGTCTGAGAAGTTCTGGTGATGCCAGTGCCTTAGCCAGGCAGGTTCTTGAGAAACCCCTCTGCAGAAGCTTCTCTGGCTGCCAGCAGGGTTGGAGGTGGAGTAGTTCAGAATCAACTGACTCAGCCGGGAATAGAGCTTTGCAAAGCCACTTGCAGAGAAGGGAAGCATCTGCCCCACCCTCCCCCACCGTGCGCCCTCGATCCTCTGCCTACACCCTCCCCCCGTGACGTCACCCTAGCCCTGTCCCGGGGAGCTTGCTAAGCctctaaaattcaaactgctagacGCACTGCTGCCGCCAACATCGGATTGGAAGCGCGCGCCCAGGCTCTGCTGTGGCCGCCGCCCGCCGCCCCAGCCGGCAGCTCCCGGACCTCCCTACGCAATTGCACCCAGGGCACTGGCAGCGCAGCTTCTCTGGGGCTCAAACCTTCATCTTCCTCTTCTGCCACCCGCAGGATTTTTAATTTATGCACACCCTTCCCCCAACAAAATTAAAGCAGCCAACAAAAAGCTGGGCATCCCCTCTGGAAGTGGCGTCTTCTTTTACCTTGCTCTCCCTCTCTTCCTGAAGATGCTAAACTCCTGGTGGACTGCAGAGGAGGGGGGTCCCGTCTTCTCCTGATGTGTGAGTACCCCTCTCCATGAGCTGTCTTTGCTCTCCCATCTCCACCCCTGCCGCCATCCCCGATTCCTGATTTTCCCACCCCCCTTTTtgcgcagttttttttttaaagaagtaaatCAATTTCTCCAGCCCCAAACGCGGGAGCCGCCCGAAATGTCTTAGAGATACCCCAGGGGAAGAGGAGGTGGGCTAGATTTAGTAGGACAAGTCATTACTAATGACTCCGCGGCTGGCTGTGACCTGCCGGGAAATCAGGTGCAAGCATGTGTGTTCGGGAACAAGTGTGTGGGTGGGCTGGGGGGAGTGGGCagggaaagaagagaagaaacCGCTTTGAGAAAGCAGTGATTTCATTCTGCTGTGTTGCCCACCCCCTCATTCACCCTCCCTCCCACTCCGCCCTCTTGCTTTGCCATTTTAATCTTCCTTCcttgtttctttcttctctgcATCCTGCTTCctccccctgcccccaccccacttAAGGTTTGCCTGTAGGTACCTGAGCTGACACTGAAGGTGCCTAAAGATGCTGAGCGGCGTTTGGTTCCTCAGTGTGTTAACAGTGGCCGGGATCTTACAGACGGAGAGTCGCAAAACTGCCAAAGACATTTGCAAGATCCGCTGCCTGTGCGAAGAGAAGGAAAATGTACTGAATATTAACTGTGAAAACAAAGGATTTACAACTGTCAGCCTGCTCCAGCCCCCCCAGTATCGAATCTATCAGCTTTTTCTCAATGGAAACCTCCTGACGAGATTGTATCCCAACGAATTTGTCAATTACTCCAACGCGGTGACTCTTCACCTAGGTAACAACGGACTGCAGGAGATCCGAACCGGGGCATTCAGTGGCCTGAAAACCCTCAAGAGACTGCACCTCAATAACAACAAGCTGGAGGTATTGCGGGAGGACACATTCCTGGGCCTGGAGAGCCTGGAGTACCTCCAGGCCGACTACAATTACATCAGTGCCATTGAGGCTGGGGCATTCAGCAAACTTAATAAACTCAAAGTGCTCATCCTGAATGACAACCTTCTGCTGTCGCTGCCCAGCAATGTGTTTCGctttgtcctgctgacccacttaGACTTGAGGGGAAACAGGCTGAAAGTAATGCCTTTTGCTGGTGTCCTTGAACATATCGGAGGGATCATGGAGATTCAGCTGGAGGAAAACCCATGGAATTGCACTTGTGATTTACTTCCTCTCAAGGCTTGGCTGGACACCATTACTGTTTTCGTGGGGGAAATTGTCTGTGAAACTCCTTTCAGGTTGCATGGGAAAGATGTGACCCAACTGACCAGGCAAGACCTCTGTCCCAGAAAAAGCATTGGTGACTCTAGTCAGAGAGGCAGCCACCCTGATACACATGTGCAAAGGCTGTCGCCTACAATGAATCCTGCTCTCAACCCAACCAGGGCTCCTAAAGCCAGCCGGCCACCCAAAATGAGAAATCGTCCTACTCCCAGAGTAACTGTGTCAAAGGACAGGCAGAGTTTTGGGCCAATCATGGTATACCAAACCAAGTCCCCTGTGCCCCTCACTTGCCCCAGTAGCTGTGTCTGCACCTCTCAGAGCTCAGACAATGGTCTAAATGTTAACTGCCAAGAAAGGAAGTTCACTAATATCTCTGACCTACAGCCCAAACCTACTAGTCCAAAGAAACTCTACCTAACAGGAAACTATCTTCAAACTGTCTATAAGAATGACCTCTTAGAATACAGTTCTTTGGATTTGTTGCACTTAGGAAACAACAGAATTGCAGTCATTCAGGAAGGTGCCTTCACAAACCTGACCAGTTTACGCAGACTTTATCTGAATGGTAATTACCTTGAAGTGCTGTATCCTTCTATGTTTGATGGACTGCAGAGCTTGCAATATCTCTATTTAGAGTACAATGTCATTAAAGAAATTAAGCCGCTGACCTTTGATGCTTTGATTAACTTACAGCTCCTGTTCCTGAATAATAACCTGCTCCGGTCCTTACCAGATAACATATTTGGGGGCACAGCCCTCACCAGGCTGAATCTGAGAAACAACCATTTTTCACACCTGCCTGTGAAAGGGGTTCTGGATCAGCTTCCAGCTTTTATACAAATAGATCTGCAAGAGAACCCATGGGACTGCACCTGTGACATCATGGGGCTGAAGGACTGGACAGAACATGCCAATTCCCCAGTCATCATCAATGAGGTGACTTGTGAGTCTCCTGCCAAGCATGCAGGGGAGATACTGAAATTTCTGGGAAGGGAGGCTATTTGTCCAGATAGCCCAAACTTGTCAGATGGGACTATTTTGTCAATGAATCACAACACAGACACTCCTCGGTCACTTAGTGTGTCTCCTAGTTCTTATCCTGAACTGCACACAGAAGTACCACTATCTGTCTTAATTTTAGGATTGCTTGTTGTTTTCATCCTATCTGTCTGTTTTGGGGCTGGTTTGTTTGTCTTTGTCCTGAAACGCAGGAAGGGAGTGCCAAGTGTTCCCAGGAGTGCCAACAACTTAGATGTAAGTTCCTTCCAATTACAGTATGGGTCATACAACACTGAGACTCATGATAAAACAGATGGCCATGTCTACAACTATATTCCCCCACCTGTGGGGCAGATGTGCCAAAACCCCATTTACATGCAGAAAGAGGGAGACCCAGTAGCCTATTACCGAAATCTGCAAGAGTTCAACTATGGCAACctggaggagaaaaaagaagagccAGCCACACTTGCTTACACAATAAGTGCCACCGAATTGCTGGAAAAGCAGGCCACACCAAGAGAGCCTGAGATGCTCTATCAAAATATTGCTGAGCGAGTCAAGGAACTCCCCAGCGCAGGCCTAGTCCATTATAACTTTTGTACCTTACCTAAAAGGCAGTTTGCCCCTTCATATGAATCTCGACGCCAAAACCAAGACAGAATCAATAAAACCGTTTTATATGGAACTCCCAGAAAATGCTTTGTGGGGCAGTCAAAGCCCGACCACCCTTTACTGCAAGCTAAGCCGCAATCAGAACCAGACTACCTCGAAGTTCTGGAAAAACAAACTGCAATCAGTCAGCTGTGAAGGGAAATCATTGACAACCCTATGGCATCAAAGGATGCTGCTCCAAACTGTTGGAAGCACTGCATTtgcttttgtgtttgtttgtgttcTCCCTTTCCCAGTGTTAATGGGGGACTTTGATAATGTTTGGGAGATGGGGTGAAGCAATGGTATTGCTTTTGCAAGTTTtcctttaaattatttctttctcacTCTTCCCCcactttccccccttttcttctTAGGAACCATCAGTGGACATGAATGTTTCTACAatgcatttttcatatattttgtttatggttttgtttctattttcttcttttttccagtGTGGGAGGGGAAAGAGGAGATTATAGTTAATAACGAAGAATAGGCAgacttttcaaatgaaaatggatAATTAGTGTATTTTTAGAAGATCTCCAAAGATCTTTTGGAACTATAACTTCTTTTGTAAATAATGATATTTGGCGTTTCCATCTTCAGTTACCAAGTATAGCCACTGGGCATCACTTCTTTGTGTTAAAGTGCCTTCGCACTTTAAGTACATTACTTAAATGTTGCTTTTAGCTTTGATAAATTGAACATATTTTAATgtgttgtatttttaaaatgaaaacattgtAAAATAGATCTATATGTCAACTATATTAAGTCAACGTACAGTTTGCTTGAGTTATAGAAACCAGCCTGTCATGAAATGATTCTAGTTTAGAACTTTAAAGACTTAACTGTAAAATATTTGCTTTCCTCTGGGTTTGTTTTAAGTGATTTTATTTAAGTCAAGTAAGGGGATTTAACAGTGGACTAGAGGTAATAAGCCACCTCAGTTGGGATTAGTGattcattaataaaatatatttaacccAATATCAGAGTGAATTGAACAATTAATGCCCTTCCATAAGTCATTATTTTACACTAACATGGTCAGTGTTTTAGATTATTTTCCTAATTAAGAATACATTACACAACttgtaatatatttttttctgcattaaattagatatttttatatatttaaatgaaaGAGTCTCTATTTCTAactttttaattgaaattaatattttttctgcCTACTGAAACATTTTCTATAAACACACACCAGTAGAGGCCGCCACACACCTCATTTAACAAAGACATATGAGCCATTAAATACTTTGAAGGAAGACTTCAAAGGTGAGATTAAAACTTCCCAAATAAGTTCTCTGCAAATTCAAGGCAGAAGATAAAAATGTACACATTACTTTCTATTTCTTTTAGGATTAAAGTTAGACTCAGAATTCTCAATTTTCACATTTTATGACAAAGCAGCATTTTCCTCCTGAGTTTAATTGAAGCATTAATGGGGTGCTACCAAATCATGTACTATTTGCATCTCCAAATCAATTAGTAGTTACCTAAACTGTGATAGTaaacttctttttctctttttgcctTCTTTAGGCATATTTTACTTGAAAATTTCCTTGTCAGCTTGAGCAAGCCTTTCATTTTGTTCTTAGcattaaaatgattttaactaATCAAGTCTATATAACATTTATGAAGCCTTATTAGCCTGTAAATAATTTGAGATGCAAACATTATTGTGTGATTTAAACAAACAGCCcttctttaaaacaaaaaatagttttgttttgtctATTGTAAATCCTTATGCAACTGGGATGGTGATCTGCATATAAAGTAGTCCAGCTTTTCAATTCCTTATTAAAGCAAGTGATGGCGTCTGAAAGAAGCACACTGTTTCCTTTTCATAAATAGGTTACTGCACATAATAATCCTTTATTATCATGTGGAGATTGAAGTGGATCCTGATAACTTACTTTTAAAGCTTTAAAATGACTAATAGTATATTGTTGGTCACTATTAACAATTCCTGCACTAGGCTTTCAATTAGAAGTTACGTTAATCCAAATTGTTTGGATTAATAACCACTGGtgcaaaatacttttttaaacaaTAGAAGATAATTGTATACATACATAAATGTAAagggaattcaggaaaaaaatgtccTTAACAATTTGAAATCTCTGAATATGAATATCTAGAGTGAGAAGCTAACATGTTCATTCTTTGATTAGAGATCAAAATTCCTGTTTAAATCCACTAGCTCAAAGTTGAAAATGGTGGGTTGAAATGGTCTACAAGAAAGTTTAATGTACAgaaattttacatttctcagaagaagaactAGAGTATTACAACAGTTGAAGTTGGAGAAAGCTCTTGGATATCACCTTGTCATTGAATTGCTTACatataaatttgaaaaattcTTCTTGTGGTATAATTATAAATACAGAATACAGAAGTAGATATATTGGAAAGTTACTATGAAGACAAATTAACAGATATTCTCTTTAAATTAGTTTTTAGGCTTAACCATATGACTATAGCTATCGTCATAGTAATTTCACTTCTGTGTTTGTTATTATTCTCCTTAAAGTAAAGCCACTCCTATAAAATGCTAGTGTCCTTAGAAAAATTCACTCATTAATCTTAAAGAAAGGTactttaacatttatttagttCCATAATAAGGCCTCCTGGAAGAACTCAAATTCTTAAActattttgcttaaaaattgtgaTTTAATTCTTTATTCTTATGTTTCTTAGATTCATTCTTTATTTACTTTAGGTTTTAAGACAAAAATCATTTGAGTGTCAAGACTATTTCATCTAAAAACATAATACACCATACACTTTGAAGCTTTATTTCCTAATGTAATCATAAAAGTTTGAGTTTTATTAATGTATTTTCATCTCCACTGATCATATTGTTTTGCTTTATCCGTTCAAATGCTTtcaaacatattttattttaggattttcatttttatctccTTCAGCTGGATTTTACTATTTCCCTTTCACGTCACATGCAGCTTCTAAAGGGTGTGAGCTACAGTACAAACGGTTCCAGCCAACAGAATGCAGTTCCCAGGGCCCTGCCTGTAACAGATCTAGATGTCTGAACCTACAAT
Protein-coding sequences here:
- the Slitrk2 gene encoding SLIT and NTRK-like protein 2, whose amino-acid sequence is MLSGVWFLSVLTVAGILQTESRKTAKDICKIRCLCEEKENVLNINCENKGFTTVSLLQPPQYRIYQLFLNGNLLTRLYPNEFVNYSNAVTLHLGNNGLQEIRTGAFSGLKTLKRLHLNNNKLEVLREDTFLGLESLEYLQADYNYISAIEAGAFSKLNKLKVLILNDNLLLSLPSNVFRFVLLTHLDLRGNRLKVMPFAGVLEHIGGIMEIQLEENPWNCTCDLLPLKAWLDTITVFVGEIVCETPFRLHGKDVTQLTRQDLCPRKSIGDSSQRGSHPDTHVQRLSPTMNPALNPTRAPKASRPPKMRNRPTPRVTVSKDRQSFGPIMVYQTKSPVPLTCPSSCVCTSQSSDNGLNVNCQERKFTNISDLQPKPTSPKKLYLTGNYLQTVYKNDLLEYSSLDLLHLGNNRIAVIQEGAFTNLTSLRRLYLNGNYLEVLYPSMFDGLQSLQYLYLEYNVIKEIKPLTFDALINLQLLFLNNNLLRSLPDNIFGGTALTRLNLRNNHFSHLPVKGVLDQLPAFIQIDLQENPWDCTCDIMGLKDWTEHANSPVIINEVTCESPAKHAGEILKFLGREAICPDSPNLSDGTILSMNHNTDTPRSLSVSPSSYPELHTEVPLSVLILGLLVVFILSVCFGAGLFVFVLKRRKGVPSVPRSANNLDVSSFQLQYGSYNTETHDKTDGHVYNYIPPPVGQMCQNPIYMQKEGDPVAYYRNLQEFNYGNLEEKKEEPATLAYTISATELLEKQATPREPEMLYQNIAERVKELPSAGLVHYNFCTLPKRQFAPSYESRRQNQDRINKTVLYGTPRKCFVGQSKPDHPLLQAKPQSEPDYLEVLEKQTAISQL